The Streptomyces sp. JB150 genomic interval CCGCGTGCGCGACACCGGGTTCGCCCTCGAAGGTGTCCGGGCTCTTCCTGAACGCCCGCCACGCGTCCAGGGCGCGCGCCGTGATTCCCTCCCAGTCGACGGAGGCGGAGCGGCTTTCGCCCCGCGTGCGCGCTGTCAGCGCCGTTCCCCCGCGTCCGGCCGCCGTCGCCGTGCCGGTCGCCGCGTCCGCCGCCGTGTCCACGAACAGCACCGACTTGCGCTCGGGGCCGCCCGGCTCGGGCCGTTGCAGCACCCACACCTGAAGCGCCACGTGCAGCGGCACCGCCGCACCGACCGGCAGCGCGATCACCGCGCGCAGCGCGCCGCTGCGTACGAGTTCCGCCCGTACCCGGCGCCCCGACGCGCGCCCGGCTGTGGCCGGCGGCAGCAGCAGCACCGCGTAACCGCCGGGGACGAGGTGGGCGAGCGCGTGCTGCACCCAGGCCAGCTCCGACTCCGCGCGGGCCGGCACGCCGTACGCCCAGCGCGGGTCGTACGCGAGCTCGTCGTGGCCCCAGTCCCGCACGCCGTACGGCGGGTTGCACAGCACCGCGTCAGCGAGCAGACCAGGGAAGGCATCGGCGCGGAGACTGTCGGCGGCGCGTACGGTGACCGCGGCCTCCGGGGCCGTCAAGCGCAGGCTCACGGCGCTGCGCCGGGCCTGTACGGGGAGCGTGTCCTGGCCGTACAGCTCACGAGCCCCCCGGCGGGCGGCGGTCGCCAGCAGGGTGCCGCTGCCGCAGGCCGGGTCCAGGACACGAGCCGGGGCGCCGGGGATCAGGCGGGCGAGCAGGTCCGCCAGCGGTGCGGGGGTGCGGTAGGCGCCAGACGCGGCGCTGTCCTCCAGCTCCCGCTCCGCGAGCACGCCCAGCGCGGCCTGGCCGCCCTCCTCGCGTACACACGCGTACAGCGCGCGGAGCACCGCCGCGTCGCCCGCCTCGAAACGAGCGGTCTCCGCGGTCGGCACGGCGTCGGCCGCGGACGTCGCGTCCTGTAGCGCGCGGGCGGCGAGTGCCGCGTCCGGCAGCCGTGTGATGTCGCTCAGCTCTTGCGCTGAGCGGCCCGCCGACGCCAGAACCAGGAGCGGCAGGCTCTCGGGCACGCCGCCCTCCTGCGCGTGCAGGCGGAGAACCGTGCGGAGCTCCTCCGAGGGACTCGCCGCCGACGGGTGCCCGCGTGAGGCCAGCCAGGCCCGCACGGCCTCCAGGTCGTACAGGGGACTGCTCTCCGTGCCTCCGGACGGCTCGGGAAAGTCTTCGTGCCGACGGCGCCAGTTGCTGACCGTGGCGCGCGTGACTCCCGCGATGCGGGAGATCTCGGCGGCAGTCACCTGGGCGGATGGTTGGGGCATGGCGCGTGTCCGGGCCTCTCGTATGGGGACAGTCAACAACTTACAACAGGCGTCAAGTCTGTCAATGCGTTTGACAGTGCTTTCAGTGCAGTGCTTACCTGGAGACGCTTCCAGCTAGGGAGTGCGTGCCGTGCGGGCACGTCATCGAGACAGTTCGGGGGAAGTCCCATGAGCCTGACCATGCCGACCGCCGTGATCGAGGGAACCCAGCTCACGGTCGCGCCGTTCCGTTCCGACGCCGTCGTGGGGACCATGTCCGTTCCGACGCTCGTCCAGCTCGTGCCCTCGCCCCGTGCCGAGGAGGACCCGCGCAAGCTCAAGGCGGCCTCGGGCCTGGTGCGACGTCACGCGGAGATGAGGGCCACTGTGCAGCGCACGCTGAAGTCCTCGCAGAAGGGCAAGAACGTCCGCCCCTACGCCGAGTACATCGCTGCCGGTCTCAAGGGCGAGCTCGGTGCTGCCTGGTCCACGCCGCCGGTCACCCTGTGGCACGCCGGACCGCTCGCCGCCATCAGTGACGAACTCGTCCCCGGCAGCGGCCTGCGGACCCTCACGATCGCGCCGGGAACGATGGTCATCGCCATCGACGGCGAGACCCAGACCACCGCCTGGCACGACCTCTACGACGACCCCGAGGCGTACGGTCTGACGTACCCGGAACTCAGCCAGGTGCGCATCCCTTTCGAGCTGTACATCGACCTTGCTCCGGCGGACGCGCGGCAGATCTTCTACGACCGCAACGTGCAGGGTGTGGCTGTCGCGAAGAACCTCGCGATGTCCATGGACCAGCGCGACTTCGGCACCCGGCTCGCGCATCTGGTCGCCGACTCGGTCAGGGTGGACGTGGACGGGCAGCGGGTTCCGTTCGCGCGACTCGTCAATGTCAGCAAGCGACAGGTGTCCGCGAGCGACCGTGAGGTCGTCACCCTCTCCGCGCTGCGGGCCCTCGTCGTCACTGCGCTCTACGGACGGAACGGTCTGCAGAGGTCCGCCGAGTCCGTACACGAGGACGAGCTGCCGGCCGGGTACCGGACCGAGCAGGTCGAGGCCGCGGTCGTACCGGTCCTCGGGGAGTTGATCACCCGCCACGCCCGGGACTTCATCGAGCGCACCGCCATCACCGCGCCGGCCGTCCTCGCCGGCATCGGCATCGCCGTCCACCACGCCATGCCGTGGTCCGACCCGGCGTCCGCCTTCCGTACGGACGACCTGGTCCGCCTCCTCGACGGCATCCGCTGGGAGCGGGAGGCGAAGTACTGGGACGGGGTCGCGGCCAAGACCGGCACCTCCGGCCGCCTCAACTTCAGCGGCGGGGTGAAGGACTCCGGCGGCCGGGTCGCCGACGCGATCCTCTACCCCGCCACCGAGGCGGGCCGGAGGATCCGCGGCCTCTGAGCCCCGGCACGGCCACGGCCCACCCGATCGCGGAAGGGGCCGAACCGAGGCGGCTGTCGCGCCGCGCATCCCGATCGCATCGCGCATACCCGAAGACAGGCACCTCCGGAACGGAGTACGGCCATGAGCTTCCAGCAGCCCTCCCCGCCGCCCGAGTACGGACCGCAGGGCCCCCTCGGCCTCGACGCGCCCGTAAGCCCCGCAAAGCCCGATTGGGGTCCCAGACGGTGGCTGAAGTACGGGGCGGTCGCCCTTGTTTCTCTGTTCGTCGGAGTCGGTATCGGCAGCAGCAGTGGTTCGGCGGAGACCGAGAAGAAGAGCGCCGATGGCAACGCTGGGCCTCGCCCCACTGTCACCGTCACCGAGACTGCCGAGGCCGTAGCCCCCGAACCCGCGCCCACCGTCACTGAGACGGTCATCGCCAAGCCCAAGCAGACGAAGGCCCCCGGTCCGGCGACCCGATTCTCCGGCGAGGGCGAATACTCGGTCGGGGAGGACATCAAGGCCGGCACCTACAAGACGGTGGGTCCGGAGGACGAGTGGGGCTGCTACTGGGAGCGGGCCAAGGACGCCAGTGGCGAGTTCGGGGCGATCATCGCGAACAACAACCTCCAAGGGCCGGGCCGGGTGACCCTCAACGACGGCGAGTACTTCAAGACCAACCGGTGCCAGGAGTGGCAGCGGGTCGGCTGACCCGCCCAGGGAGACGTCCAGGAAGCCGCGTATCCGGCTGAGCGCGGTATCCCCTGGCGGCGTGTGACATGCAATTACGAAGGCACCTGTTGTCTGCCTTACCATCAGGTCGATCACCGTGACCGCGTCGATCGGGGAGGGCCGGGCGGGCACGGGGGTGGGGAGGGATGAGCCGATGACCAGCGAGTCGGCTGCCTCAGCGGATCTCGAAGAGCTGAGGCGCGCGGAGTTGGCACGACGGGAACAGCGTCGACGCGCCCGCGAGAGTGGGGCCGTCGCGCCCCTGCACGCACGGCGCCGTGCGCGTGCGGAAAACCTGTCGGTCGAGCCGGTTGATGCCCCGTCTGCGGTGAATCCAGCTCCTTCGCTGGTGCGGCTGCCGACGCGCGTCACTCATGTACTGGAACGAGTACTCGAGGAACTCGGTGAGGAACCAGCGTGGCTCGAAGGCATGCGCACTCGTGCCTCTGCGTCCGGCGACCCGCTGGGGACCATGGCGCTCGAGACGGTCGAACTGCTGCGCCGTGCGGAACCGCTGACCGCTCTCGGTCATCTTCTCGATCTGGCGAGCGGCGGCCTTTGCGTCCTCAGTGAGGAGGACCGTTCACGCGCTGAGGCACTGCGCTCCGGGCGTCTGCCCGCCCCCCGGACCGAACCGACCTCCCTCGACGCCTGGCAGCTCCATCTCGAGGCCACTGAAGCACAGAGGCATGGCCTGCTTGCCGCGGTGGCGTGGCAACGACTCGCCGAGCGCCTGCCGCTACCGGTCGTCGACGACCTGGTCGACCAGGGGGCCCTCCGCCGAGAGGTGCTCGCGCAGTTGGCGCCCGGGGTGGGGGAACGGACCGGCTATCTGACGGCACGCCTGGACCCGGGACGGCTCAGTGACGCCGACGTGGAAGCGTTGGAGTGGCACGACGAAAAACGTCGCCGTGCCTTGGCGGCGGGCGGCACGGTCGATCCGGTCGATGGCCGCCACGACGAGTGGAGTCTGCGTTCCGCTCTTCTCGCCGGAGACGCCTCCGTTGTGGACGTTGCGGCCTCGCACGCCGGAGACCTTCCCGTGGACCTCGCAGATCTCTTGCTGTCCCTCCGGCGCATCCGGCAGGGTGGACCTGTGGACGGCCGTCTCGGCCGGGACCGATCGCTGTTCGGTCTCCTGGAGGACTGCGTTCCTGACGGCCGCCTGATCTCCGGCAGTACGCCCTTCCACTACTGGGCCGGCACCCGTCGTCTCTACCGATTGCTGGACGACATCCATTGGGCCATGGCATGTGAACCGGATCAAACGGAGACCGTGGTGCGGGCCGCCCTGCAACAGGCCGCTGTGCTCCGGAACCCGGAGTCCCGGGGCGCTGCCGGCAACGCGGATCGAGAAGCGCGGGCTGTGCAGGCCTACTTGATGTTCCTCTACGCACGCCCCGGTGAGCGGGACCGACTCGACCAAGGCGTCGGCCTCCTGGAAGACGTGCTGAAGCGAGGGGGCAAGCAGCGCGGAGGAGTGGACGGAAGGCAACGGCACCGGCTGCGCTCCCTCAGCGAGCTGCTGCAGTCGCTGAGGCTCAAGTCAAAGCCCAGTGAGGTCCTCAACCCCTATCTGGCCCTGTGCGTCGAGCACGGTTCCACGGAGTGGGTGCAGGGATGGCGCGATCTGCGGCGACAGGTACCAGCGGAGCGACTCGAGTACATCAACGGCGCGAAGGATCGCATTCGACGCATCGAGACGGCGCGACGGCTCGGTGAGGCCGGGGAGACTCTGTACGACATTCCGTTGAACGAGCGGTTCCTCTGGGTGCCCGACGACCGCAGTCCCCTGTTGCAGCCGGACCCGCAGCCGATGGCACGCCGTACGAAGCCCAGTACCGAGCAGGAAAAGTCATGGACCGCCGCCGAGGCGGCCAAGGAGATCATCGGCCGCTGTGCCGGAAGACTGAGGAACGAGCACTGATGCCTTCGAACCAGAACCCCCGCAAAAAACCGGCGTCCGAGCCTCGTCGGATCCCGGAATTCGAAGGAGTGCGTGGCAAGCCTGGCAACAAGAGCAAGAGGCGTTCCCGGTCCCGGACGGACAGCAGTGCGACGACCCAGCGACGGCAACGCAACAACCCTGATGCATCACGGCTGGAACGGCCGAGTGACCAGCGAGTCGACGAGGCCGTGGCGGACTCGTCCGACCCGGCAGCCGAGGCGGGCCCGCTGGTCGATCCGCGCTCGGACCCCGAGGTGATGTTCCGCATCCTCAGCGACAAGATCGCGGCGAAGGTGGACCGCGCGGCGATGAAGGCCGGGGCCAGCGCGGCTCAAGAAGTCGGTCGACGGCTCACCGCTGAACTGGACGCAGCCATCGCGGGCGCGCAGTCGACCGCGGGAAAGATGGGCACGCTGGTGCAGCAGGCCGTCCAGGCAGCGGTGGACGAGGCACTGCGCACGGCGGTGCTCAACGCGACGAGGGTTCACGAGGAGCACCTGGCACAGTTGGCCCTGATCGACCGCACGGCGCAGACGGCAGGAGACATCTCCTCGGTTCGGCTGCGGGTGGAACAAGAGATGCGTCGCTCCGGACTGACGCGTGTCACTGCCCCCGACCCAGGTGCCTTCAACCTCATCAACCCGGCTGAGCATGTGGGCAGCACCGCCTTCGAAGTGCTCGCCCCGGCCTATGTCGACAGCCGGACCGGCCGGGTCATCCAGCGTGGGGAGATGAGACGGCTACCGTCCGAACTTGCTTTGTCCGACCCGGAAGGGGGTGCCGACCGATGACGTACGGCATCGACTTCGGTACGAGCAACTCCGTCGTCGCCCGGTGGACGGGCAGCGCCACCGAGGTAGTCCGGGTGGACAGCGCCGCCCTGCCCGCCGAGTGGAACAGGCCCGGCTTCGACGAACTCTTCCCGTCCGTCGTTTCACTGCGGGACATCCAGCGAACGCTGGTCTTCGGCTGGTCGGCCAAGTGTGAGACGGCAGAGCCGCAGGACGCGGTCAAGCGCATGCTGGCCTCCCGGCCGCGCGCCATGGAGGAGGGCGGCCTCACCCCGGCGGGCACGGTGCCGGAGGAACACGAGGTCTGGCTCGGCGATGAGCCGTTCCGCAGCACCGCGGTGGCCGCCGCGCTCTTCGACCGGATGCGGGCCGGCGTGCGCCGGAACCTGCGGGACATGGAAGAGGCGGTCGTCACGGTGCCGGCGAACGCCACCGGAGCCGCGCGCTACCGTACCCGGGCCGCGGCACGGCTCGCCGGAATCAAGGTGAAGGCACTGATCAACGAGCCGACGGCAGCGGCGATCAGTTATGCCCACGACTTTCCCGGGGAGGGCCGGTTCCTCGTTTTCGACTGGGGCGGCGGCACAATTGACGTCACCGTCCTCGAGCACTACGACGGCATCTTCGACGAGATGGCCTCGCGCGGGATCACCGCCCTCGGCGGGCTCGAGTTCGACGAGGAACTGGTGAAGTTGGTGCTCACCAAACTCGGCACCCACCCCGAGCGCCTGACGCGGCAGGAGGCTCGCCGCTGGCGGCGTCATGTCGAGCTGACCAAGATCGCATTGTCGCAGCCGGACACGGATCAGGTGCTCTTCGAGCCGCTCGGGGGCCATGCTCCTGTGGTCATCCACCGCGAGGAGTTCGAGGAGGCGGTGCAGCCGCTGGTGCGCCGCGCGCTCATCCCTTTGGAGGAGTGTCTGCAGGACGTGGGGCTCACCGCCGACGACCTCGACGCCGTCTTGATGATCGGTGGCACCTCGCAGATTCCGTTGGTACGCAGGGAGGTAGAGCGGGCGCTGGGGCGTGAGGTGGTGGACGCCCGCCTGTGCAAGCCGATGACCGCTGTCGCTCGTGGAGCGGCCATCACGGCCGCCGAGATCGACGGCCTGGTTCCGGACACCACCATTTCGGTTGCCACCAGCCATGACCTCGGTCTGTCCTTCGAGGCGGGCGGTCAGCGCGGGTTCGCCACGTTGATTCCGCGCTACTCGACGCTGCCGGCGCGCGGCACTCGCAGTGCCATGCCCGCGGTGCGCGGGGCTTCCAAGGTGGTCCTGGAGATCGTCGAGGGCGACGGGAAACGAGCCGCGGACGACGAGCGGACGTTTCCGCTCGCCCGGTTGGAACTTCCGGTGCCCCAGCCGAACGCTGACCCGTCGAGCAACGTGTTCGACGTCGACTACCACTACGACCGCAGCGGCATCCTCAAGGTCCATGCCAAGGCCAGGCACAGCGGCACCGTCATCCTCGACGAGGAACTCGACTGCTTCGGTCCCGACGGTACGCCGATCGCCCACGGACTCGACAGGGAGCTGGAACGGCTGCTCCGGCGCATCGACGAACCAGCCGTTCCCGTCGCTGTCCCCCAGCCGTCTTACGAGGAGGTGGTGTCATTCGAGACACAGGCCGCGGAGGAACCGGCGGGCGCCGACTCTCCCGCCTTGGTCGTCGACGGTCGCGGCATCATGACGGCAGGGCGCACCGCTGCCTCGCCGCGCGCCCCCAGCATGCGACTGCTGGGTTCGGCCCTGACTGCGATCCGACGTCGTTTCCCGGACCACCGTGTCGTCACCGTGATCGGTACCGACCTGGCTGACGCCGTCGAATACGACGAGCGGCACCTGGTGGACCGGGCGATCGACGAGGGACTTATCGTGACCGTTCCCTCCGCCTCGCCCCAGGCTGTCCTGAACGTGGCGCAGCAGCTCGACGCTGTGGTCGTGTCCATGGACAACATGACGCGGTTCCGTACGCCACATCCCTGGGTCGGGGAGAAAGGGCGGTTCGTGAAGCTGGCCCGAGTGGAGCGTGATTGGGTCTTCGTCTAAGCGACGGTGCGGGGTCGGCGTACCCGGGCCGCCCCGCATCGATCAGCACCTTTGTTGCATATGATGCGCAAGTGCAACCCCGCGACTACACCATCAGGCCGGCAACCCCAGCAGACCTGGACGCCGCCCGGGCGGTGATGCTCGACACCGTGTACCGCGACTTCGGCACGGGGTACGTGCCCCGCTGGCACGGCGACATCATCGATCCGGCCGCCGCCTACCTGGCCCCTGAGCGCCACACCCTGCTGGTGGCGGTCGAAGAGGACAGCGGGGACGTCGTCGCCACCGCCGCGCTCGACGCCCGCGGCCCCGCGCATCCGCCGAACCCGA includes:
- a CDS encoding N-6 DNA methylase, with product MPQPSAQVTAAEISRIAGVTRATVSNWRRRHEDFPEPSGGTESSPLYDLEAVRAWLASRGHPSAASPSEELRTVLRLHAQEGGVPESLPLLVLASAGRSAQELSDITRLPDAALAARALQDATSAADAVPTAETARFEAGDAAVLRALYACVREEGGQAALGVLAERELEDSAASGAYRTPAPLADLLARLIPGAPARVLDPACGSGTLLATAARRGARELYGQDTLPVQARRSAVSLRLTAPEAAVTVRAADSLRADAFPGLLADAVLCNPPYGVRDWGHDELAYDPRWAYGVPARAESELAWVQHALAHLVPGGYAVLLLPPATAGRASGRRVRAELVRSGALRAVIALPVGAAVPLHVALQVWVLQRPEPGGPERKSVLFVDTAADAATGTATAAGRGGTALTARTRGESRSASVDWEGITARALDAWRAFRKSPDTFEGEPGVAHAVGVVDLLDDVVDLTPARLVRASRAEVDPAELSAEVDAARRNLAEAARSLARAAGHEGWSAAGASAREWRTATASDLARGGALTLLRTQPDSVRPRTKAAGGGFDGGGRPETRAVLTSSDIATGSGPTGDRTGLSDDTAPVIAVGDVLVRAVASADGPMARVAGDEDAGALLGPHIHLFRPDPARLDAWFLAGFLGAEENIAGASTGSTVLTVSPGRLRVPLLPLEEQRRYGEAFRHVHELRAEARRATLLAEETARLLAGGLTGGQLLPSRDAAEAGGRGGDAPH
- a CDS encoding DNA sulfur modification protein DndB, yielding MSLTMPTAVIEGTQLTVAPFRSDAVVGTMSVPTLVQLVPSPRAEEDPRKLKAASGLVRRHAEMRATVQRTLKSSQKGKNVRPYAEYIAAGLKGELGAAWSTPPVTLWHAGPLAAISDELVPGSGLRTLTIAPGTMVIAIDGETQTTAWHDLYDDPEAYGLTYPELSQVRIPFELYIDLAPADARQIFYDRNVQGVAVAKNLAMSMDQRDFGTRLAHLVADSVRVDVDGQRVPFARLVNVSKRQVSASDREVVTLSALRALVVTALYGRNGLQRSAESVHEDELPAGYRTEQVEAAVVPVLGELITRHARDFIERTAITAPAVLAGIGIAVHHAMPWSDPASAFRTDDLVRLLDGIRWEREAKYWDGVAAKTGTSGRLNFSGGVKDSGGRVADAILYPATEAGRRIRGL
- a CDS encoding Hsp70 family protein, with the translated sequence MTYGIDFGTSNSVVARWTGSATEVVRVDSAALPAEWNRPGFDELFPSVVSLRDIQRTLVFGWSAKCETAEPQDAVKRMLASRPRAMEEGGLTPAGTVPEEHEVWLGDEPFRSTAVAAALFDRMRAGVRRNLRDMEEAVVTVPANATGAARYRTRAAARLAGIKVKALINEPTAAAISYAHDFPGEGRFLVFDWGGGTIDVTVLEHYDGIFDEMASRGITALGGLEFDEELVKLVLTKLGTHPERLTRQEARRWRRHVELTKIALSQPDTDQVLFEPLGGHAPVVIHREEFEEAVQPLVRRALIPLEECLQDVGLTADDLDAVLMIGGTSQIPLVRREVERALGREVVDARLCKPMTAVARGAAITAAEIDGLVPDTTISVATSHDLGLSFEAGGQRGFATLIPRYSTLPARGTRSAMPAVRGASKVVLEIVEGDGKRAADDERTFPLARLELPVPQPNADPSSNVFDVDYHYDRSGILKVHAKARHSGTVILDEELDCFGPDGTPIAHGLDRELERLLRRIDEPAVPVAVPQPSYEEVVSFETQAAEEPAGADSPALVVDGRGIMTAGRTAASPRAPSMRLLGSALTAIRRRFPDHRVVTVIGTDLADAVEYDERHLVDRAIDEGLIVTVPSASPQAVLNVAQQLDAVVVSMDNMTRFRTPHPWVGEKGRFVKLARVERDWVFV